In Planctomycetota bacterium, one DNA window encodes the following:
- the msrA gene encoding peptide-methionine (S)-S-oxide reductase MsrA — protein sequence MAADGETKRAKATFAGGCFWCTEAVYAEIKGVESVESGYIGGKVPNPTYQQVCTGMTGHAEAVEITYDPAQVPFEKLLEIFFTTHDPTTLNRQGPDVGPQYRSGIFFHDDEQKRIAVEVIRRLDQARVFPGRIVTEVTPASTFYPAEDYHQDYFAKNTFDRYCQAQAAPKVAKTRKLFKDLLKEQGR from the coding sequence ATGGCGGCCGACGGGGAGACGAAGCGGGCCAAGGCGACGTTCGCCGGCGGGTGCTTTTGGTGCACCGAGGCGGTGTACGCCGAGATCAAGGGGGTCGAGTCGGTCGAGAGCGGCTACATCGGCGGCAAGGTTCCCAATCCGACCTACCAGCAGGTCTGCACCGGGATGACCGGCCACGCCGAGGCTGTCGAGATCACCTACGACCCCGCCCAGGTGCCGTTCGAGAAACTGCTCGAGATCTTCTTCACGACGCACGACCCGACGACGCTCAACCGGCAGGGCCCCGACGTCGGCCCGCAGTACCGGTCCGGCATCTTTTTCCACGACGACGAGCAGAAGCGGATCGCGGTCGAGGTGATCCGGCGGCTCGACCAGGCGCGGGTCTTCCCCGGTCGGATCGTCACCGAGGTCACGCCCGCGTCGACCTTCTACCCGGCCGAGGACTACCACCAGGACTACTTTGCCAAGAATACGTTCGATCGCTATTGCCAAGCCCAGGCGGCGCCGAAAGTCGCCAAGACGCGCAAGCTCTTCAAAGACCTCCTCAAGGAACAGGGGCGGTGA
- a CDS encoding DNA-3-methyladenine glycosylase: protein MPASIRSCSGAASAAGDAGRGRSHLATFGRPLPGSAAIRPLPAGFFLRPADRVARDLLGCRLAVRAADGTVLRHVVHETEAYLGAHDLACHGRSGPTRRNATMFGPGGHWYVYLCYGMHWMLNAVTGPAGVPAAVLIRGAGELSGPGRVTRGLGIDRRHDGGPVAPATGLWLERGDDVPRRWVERTARIGVDYAGAWAAKPLRFLIDPSRIGVTSADPPPAKTGS, encoded by the coding sequence ATGCCCGCTTCCATCCGCTCGTGCTCCGGTGCCGCGTCCGCCGCCGGTGACGCCGGCCGCGGGAGGAGCCATCTTGCCACCTTCGGCCGGCCGCTCCCAGGGTCTGCCGCCATCCGGCCGCTGCCGGCGGGATTCTTCCTCCGCCCTGCCGACCGCGTCGCCCGAGATCTCCTCGGCTGCCGGCTCGCCGTCCGCGCCGCCGACGGCACTGTCCTGAGGCACGTGGTCCACGAGACGGAGGCCTACCTCGGGGCGCACGACCTGGCCTGCCACGGCCGTAGCGGCCCGACCCGTCGCAACGCGACGATGTTCGGTCCCGGGGGCCACTGGTACGTCTATCTCTGCTATGGCATGCACTGGATGCTCAATGCCGTCACCGGTCCCGCCGGCGTCCCGGCCGCGGTACTGATCCGTGGGGCGGGGGAGTTGAGCGGGCCGGGGCGCGTGACGCGCGGCCTCGGCATCGACCGTCGCCACGACGGCGGTCCGGTGGCCCCGGCCACGGGGCTGTGGCTCGAGCGCGGGGACGACGTGCCCCGGCGGTGGGTGGAACGGACGGCGCGGATCGGCGTCGACTATGCCGGCGCCTGGGCCGCCAAGCCACTGCGGTTCCTGATCGATCCATCTCGGATTGGCGTCACTTCGGCGGATCCGCCGCCGGCGAAGACCGGGTCCTGA
- the ychF gene encoding redox-regulated ATPase YchF, protein MEAGIVGLPNVGKSTLFNALTMSKAAQSANYPFCTIEPNEGMVSVPDTRLGRIAALIPPQKLVPAALKLVDIAGIVKGASEGQGLGNKFLAHIREVDAILQVVRCFEDPDVIHVAGKVDPVADMETIELELILADLQHLENLLPKAERAAKSTDKEARLKVEVMRRCLAHLGGEQPLRTLPLDDAERAAVKELGLLSAKPILYVANVDEGDLAGTGALVTRVREVAARAGAEVVPVCAKLEAEIAELDAADRAEMLAGAGLAEPALAVLARAAYRTLGLQSYFTAGEKEVRAWTIPVGTSAPKAAGVIHSDFEKQFVRAEIYSLDDLEQYRSEKEIRAHGKLRVEGKEYVMQDGDICHFLLGK, encoded by the coding sequence ATGGAAGCGGGCATCGTCGGTCTTCCCAACGTCGGCAAGAGCACCCTGTTCAACGCGCTGACGATGTCGAAAGCGGCCCAGAGCGCCAACTATCCATTCTGCACGATCGAGCCCAACGAGGGGATGGTGAGCGTGCCCGACACGCGCCTCGGCCGGATCGCCGCGTTGATCCCGCCGCAGAAACTCGTTCCCGCCGCGCTCAAGCTCGTCGACATCGCGGGAATCGTGAAGGGCGCCAGCGAGGGCCAGGGGCTGGGCAACAAGTTCCTCGCCCACATCCGCGAGGTCGACGCGATCCTCCAGGTGGTCCGCTGCTTCGAGGATCCCGACGTGATCCATGTCGCCGGCAAGGTCGATCCGGTCGCCGACATGGAGACGATCGAATTGGAGCTGATCCTCGCCGACCTCCAGCACCTCGAGAACCTGCTTCCCAAGGCGGAGCGCGCCGCCAAGAGCACCGACAAGGAGGCCCGGCTGAAGGTCGAGGTCATGCGCCGGTGCCTTGCCCACCTCGGCGGCGAGCAGCCGCTGCGGACGCTCCCACTCGACGACGCCGAGCGGGCGGCGGTGAAGGAGCTCGGCCTGCTGTCGGCCAAGCCGATCCTGTACGTCGCCAACGTCGACGAGGGGGATCTGGCGGGCACCGGTGCGCTGGTCACGCGGGTCCGCGAGGTGGCGGCCCGGGCCGGGGCGGAGGTGGTGCCGGTGTGTGCCAAGCTCGAGGCGGAGATCGCCGAGCTCGATGCCGCCGACCGCGCCGAGATGCTCGCCGGCGCCGGCCTTGCCGAGCCGGCGCTGGCGGTCCTCGCCCGCGCCGCCTACCGCACGCTCGGCCTGCAGAGCTACTTCACCGCCGGCGAGAAGGAGGTCCGCGCCTGGACGATCCCCGTCGGCACCAGCGCCCCGAAGGCGGCCGGCGTGATCCACAGCGACTTCGAGAAACAGTTCGTCCGCGCCGAGATCTATTCGCTCGACGACCTCGAACAGTACCGCTCCGAGAAGGAGATCCGCGCCCACGGCAAGCTGCGCGTCGAGGGCAAGGAATACGTCATGCAGGACGGCGACATCTGCCACTTCCTGCTCGGGAAGTGA